A stretch of the Teretinema zuelzerae genome encodes the following:
- the pdxA gene encoding 4-hydroxythreonine-4-phosphate dehydrogenase PdxA, whose amino-acid sequence MALPIIGVPLGDPAGIGPEIIVKALKSAEVAASARVLVVGDRRVIEDAMNSTGVAFVIREVSTPAEALWEPDVLNLLNLANVDFSVFKKGEVSGMCGRAAYEYIEKTVELAMSGRIDAVATTPINKEALKAGGVDFIGHTEIFASLTGTKDPLTMFEVRGMRVFFLSRHVSLRRACDLVKKDRIIEYAVRCFEALRMLGVTEGTMAVAGLNPHSGEHGLFGTEEVEEVEPAVKELQAMGYRIEGPIGADSVFHLALSGRYNCVLSLYHDQGHIATKTVDFDRTIAVTGGMPILRTSVDHGTAMDIAGKGIARETSMVEAIRLAARYSAQYSKK is encoded by the coding sequence GTGGCTCTACCGATTATTGGAGTTCCTCTGGGCGATCCTGCGGGAATCGGGCCGGAGATTATTGTAAAGGCGTTGAAATCGGCAGAAGTCGCGGCTTCTGCTCGCGTGCTTGTGGTAGGCGATCGCCGGGTGATTGAAGACGCGATGAATTCGACCGGAGTTGCGTTCGTTATACGGGAGGTTTCGACTCCGGCGGAGGCTCTTTGGGAGCCGGATGTTCTTAATCTGTTGAACCTCGCCAATGTCGATTTTTCGGTATTCAAAAAAGGCGAGGTTTCGGGAATGTGCGGTCGCGCCGCTTACGAATATATTGAAAAGACGGTGGAGCTCGCTATGAGCGGCCGGATAGACGCAGTTGCGACGACGCCGATCAACAAGGAAGCCTTGAAGGCGGGCGGGGTCGATTTTATCGGCCACACCGAGATATTCGCCTCGTTGACCGGAACAAAAGATCCCCTCACGATGTTCGAGGTGAGGGGAATGCGCGTGTTTTTTTTGTCGCGCCATGTTTCGCTCCGAAGAGCGTGCGATCTGGTGAAGAAGGACCGGATTATCGAGTACGCGGTTCGGTGCTTCGAAGCGTTGCGGATGCTGGGCGTAACCGAAGGGACGATGGCTGTGGCGGGTTTGAATCCGCATTCCGGGGAGCATGGACTTTTCGGAACGGAGGAGGTCGAGGAGGTCGAGCCCGCTGTCAAGGAATTGCAGGCAATGGGATATCGGATAGAAGGTCCGATAGGCGCGGATTCTGTGTTTCATCTTGCGTTGTCCGGAAGGTATAACTGCGTGCTCTCCCTCTATCACGACCAGGGGCATATCGCCACGAAGACGGTGGATTTCGACCGCACCATAGCGGTGACCGGCGGAATGCCGATTCTGCGGACTTCCGTGGATCACGGTACGGCAATGGATATCGCGGGGAAGGGCATAGCACGCGAAACGAGCATGGTAGAGGCTATTCGCCTGGCGGCCCGCTATTCTGCGCAGTACTCGAAAAAATGA
- a CDS encoding HD domain-containing phosphohydrolase has protein sequence MNKPRIICVDDEAIILQSLKQELKSDPFFQDYAIEVADSGPRALQLIEELLQEDIEIPIIISDQRMPSMKGDAFLVAAHNIVPDAYKILLTGYSDLEAVVHLVNHDILYRYISKPWDRNDLSLTLRTACKAWNQKRLIAAQQNKIENLTMAMVTTLESANFFFDEETGNHIRRISRISAFIAVKAGCDEEFVKNIRMYAPLHDIGKVGVGKEILLKPASLTPEEFEQIKTHVVIGHQIINSEAIDSIAKNIVLYHHEKWAGSGYVNALQGKDIPLEARIVSIADVFDALVNKRVYKPAFSLEKALEIIESERGKSFDPHLVETFLHAVAQLDDPLSYFEEDH, from the coding sequence ATGAATAAGCCCCGCATCATTTGCGTGGACGATGAGGCCATTATCCTTCAAAGCCTGAAGCAGGAACTGAAAAGCGATCCGTTTTTTCAGGATTACGCCATCGAAGTCGCCGACAGCGGTCCGCGCGCGCTGCAGCTGATCGAAGAACTCTTACAGGAAGACATTGAAATCCCTATCATAATCTCGGACCAGCGCATGCCGTCGATGAAGGGAGACGCATTTCTCGTCGCCGCGCACAATATAGTTCCCGACGCATATAAAATCCTGCTGACAGGCTATTCCGATCTTGAGGCCGTCGTTCATCTCGTAAATCATGACATACTCTACCGATACATCTCAAAGCCCTGGGATAGAAACGATCTGTCCCTTACGCTCAGAACGGCCTGCAAAGCATGGAACCAGAAAAGGTTGATCGCAGCTCAACAGAATAAAATTGAAAACTTGACGATGGCCATGGTCACCACCCTTGAAAGCGCGAATTTCTTTTTCGACGAAGAAACGGGAAACCACATCCGGCGCATTTCACGAATCTCAGCCTTCATCGCGGTAAAAGCGGGTTGCGACGAAGAATTCGTCAAAAACATCAGGATGTACGCTCCGCTCCACGACATCGGCAAAGTCGGCGTGGGCAAGGAAATTCTCTTGAAGCCCGCAAGTTTGACGCCGGAAGAATTCGAACAGATCAAAACTCATGTCGTCATCGGCCATCAAATCATCAATAGCGAAGCCATAGATTCCATCGCGAAGAACATCGTCCTCTATCATCATGAAAAATGGGCAGGGTCCGGCTACGTCAACGCACTTCAGGGGAAAGATATCCCCCTGGAAGCGCGCATCGTCTCCATCGCGGACGTATTCGACGCCTTGGTGAACAAACGCGTCTATAAGCCGGCGTTCAGCCTGGAGAAAGCTTTGGAGATTATCGAAAGCGAACGCGGAAAAAGCTTCGATCCGCATCTCGTCGAAACATTCCTCCATGCCGTCGCTCAGCTCGATGATCCTCTATCCTACTTTGAAGAAGACCACTGA
- a CDS encoding substrate-binding periplasmic protein — translation MMQNVERTFIREILTAMLFLLPFHYLAGQPLTLLAFEYPPIYQNEENPGVACEIALAAFKEADIEAVLSFLPVKRMIASLSAGEAHAAIGGRILFKHELTSGTVAPSNTIMHVLQTFIYDTRRFPEGLNYSSLTELSPYRIGVLNGSGIMEFLKKESALTLIPNTIHEGSARQLYHGWIDLWAIVDLTGLAYIRNLYPAENKSFKAYSLPYEIGDITVFFSAKQDPEGILNASFTEGFKKILSNGTYLKILQSYYGETSSIPEEALAPELILH, via the coding sequence ATGATGCAGAATGTCGAACGTACTTTCATACGAGAGATACTCACGGCTATGCTATTCTTGCTCCCGTTTCACTATCTCGCAGGACAACCGCTTACACTTCTTGCCTTTGAGTATCCACCGATATATCAGAATGAGGAAAACCCGGGAGTAGCGTGTGAAATAGCTCTTGCCGCTTTTAAGGAAGCGGATATAGAAGCTGTATTGTCTTTTTTACCGGTAAAACGCATGATAGCGTCGCTCTCTGCCGGCGAAGCCCATGCTGCGATCGGAGGAAGGATCCTTTTTAAACACGAGCTAACCTCGGGAACTGTTGCGCCTTCGAACACAATCATGCATGTCCTTCAAACATTTATCTACGATACCCGAAGATTTCCCGAAGGTTTGAACTATTCGTCATTAACTGAGCTATCACCTTACCGAATCGGAGTATTGAACGGAAGCGGAATAATGGAGTTTCTAAAAAAAGAATCAGCCCTTACATTGATTCCCAACACAATACACGAAGGATCGGCAAGGCAGTTATATCATGGATGGATAGATTTGTGGGCGATTGTAGACCTGACGGGATTAGCGTATATTCGAAACCTCTACCCGGCCGAAAATAAATCGTTTAAAGCATATTCCCTGCCGTATGAAATCGGAGATATAACTGTTTTTTTCTCGGCAAAACAAGATCCCGAAGGAATATTGAATGCAAGTTTCACAGAAGGATTCAAGAAGATTCTCTCAAACGGAACCTATTTAAAAATCCTCCAGTCGTATTACGGCGAAACATCGAGTATCCCTGAAGAAGCATTAGCTCCCGAATTAATACTTCATTAA
- a CDS encoding response regulator: MDKKKAILCVDDEAIILHALVHELKSSFGDEFIYEKATDAISAFDIIDDLSKEGVKLILIISDWLMPGIRGDEFLETVAKTHPDVKAIMITGQADEEAMKKVRGNSAVYAVLRKPWNSEELRSIVRFCCTGDRHE, from the coding sequence ATGGATAAGAAAAAAGCCATCCTCTGCGTAGACGACGAGGCTATCATACTCCATGCTCTTGTTCATGAACTTAAAAGCAGTTTCGGCGACGAGTTCATCTATGAAAAAGCGACGGACGCGATTTCAGCTTTCGACATAATCGATGATTTATCGAAAGAAGGAGTCAAGCTCATACTCATCATCTCCGATTGGCTCATGCCGGGAATACGCGGAGACGAATTTCTGGAAACGGTAGCGAAAACGCATCCGGACGTAAAAGCGATAATGATAACCGGACAGGCGGACGAAGAGGCAATGAAGAAAGTAAGAGGCAACTCTGCCGTTTATGCCGTCCTCCGCAAACCGTGGAACAGCGAAGAATTGCGGAGCATCGTGCGGTTCTGCTGCACAGGAGATCGACATGAATAA